A region from the Prosthecobacter algae genome encodes:
- a CDS encoding RNA polymerase sigma factor gives MTALSVVSLLPTLVMPEPEWPDSPALPATRVAGDDAFSDDEENVRLMLRVKEGDIQAFERLVEMHQSMVIGTACRMLGSMEDAHDIAQQVFLRVWKSAPRYEATAKFTTWLFTILRNLVFNETRRRSRRKEIPLEQEDDGHAPQQFADHTAPAADQITQQEELEQALDKAIAALPEKQRLAVVLRRHEELPYEQICEILKMSLPAVKSLLFRARAELRKHLAAYLGEEP, from the coding sequence ATGACCGCCCTTAGCGTCGTGAGCCTGTTGCCCACCCTTGTCATGCCGGAACCGGAATGGCCCGACTCCCCTGCCCTGCCTGCCACCCGCGTGGCAGGTGACGATGCATTTTCTGATGATGAAGAAAATGTACGCCTGATGCTGCGCGTGAAGGAAGGCGACATCCAGGCCTTTGAGCGGCTCGTCGAAATGCATCAGAGCATGGTCATCGGCACCGCCTGCCGCATGCTCGGCAGCATGGAGGATGCTCACGACATCGCACAGCAGGTTTTTCTGCGGGTCTGGAAAAGCGCCCCGCGCTATGAAGCCACGGCCAAATTCACCACCTGGCTGTTTACCATTTTAAGAAATCTGGTCTTCAACGAAACCCGGCGCCGCTCCCGCCGCAAAGAAATCCCCCTAGAGCAGGAGGATGACGGGCACGCCCCGCAGCAGTTCGCCGACCATACCGCGCCGGCGGCCGACCAGATCACCCAGCAGGAAGAACTGGAGCAGGCGCTGGACAAAGCCATCGCCGCCCTACCAGAAAAGCAGCGCCTCGCCGTGGTGCTGCGCCGCCACGAAGAACTGCCTTATGAGCAGATCTGTGAGATCCTGAAAATGTCCCTTCCGGCCGTCAAAAGCCTGCTCTTCCGCGCCCGTGCCGAGTTGCGCAAGCATCTGGCTGCCTACCTGGGCGAAGAACCTTGA
- a CDS encoding carbohydrate kinase family protein yields MISTTFNLDRLDVVGIGAATLDDLWLVPDFSDQESVTQAIQYLQMGGGPVATALCVLGGLGRKVTLLDTLGDDAAGQLILEGLQRDHVSTAGISSLAGASSARAVVLVRQRDGARQIVYQPSSAGELSLDSRQRELILSARMLHLNGRHESAAREAVQLASAAGVCVSFDGGAGRYRDSIRDLVLKSQIRIVSRQFAQCFCYCEEVDEMLRQLMASPAEVVVITDGARGSWVALPDGTKFHQPAYSVDQLVDTTGCGDVYHGAFLHGWLENWTASACADFASRLAAQNACGLGGRAVCHELSLKEI; encoded by the coding sequence GTGATCTCCACCACCTTCAACCTCGATAGGCTGGATGTGGTGGGAATCGGTGCAGCCACCTTGGATGACCTCTGGCTAGTGCCAGATTTCAGTGACCAGGAAAGCGTTACGCAGGCGATTCAGTATCTTCAAATGGGCGGTGGTCCTGTGGCCACCGCTCTTTGCGTACTTGGTGGCTTAGGCCGCAAGGTCACGCTTTTGGATACCTTGGGGGATGATGCTGCCGGGCAGCTTATCCTGGAGGGATTGCAGCGAGATCATGTCTCTACCGCAGGCATCTCCTCCCTAGCTGGGGCTTCCTCGGCCCGTGCTGTCGTCCTGGTGAGGCAGAGAGATGGGGCTCGTCAGATCGTTTATCAGCCTTCGAGTGCAGGCGAACTGAGTCTGGATTCTAGGCAACGGGAGCTGATCCTCAGTGCCAGGATGCTACACCTCAACGGCCGTCACGAATCGGCTGCCCGAGAGGCTGTGCAACTCGCTTCGGCGGCGGGTGTTTGCGTGTCGTTTGATGGTGGTGCAGGACGATATCGAGATTCGATTAGAGACTTGGTGTTGAAGAGCCAGATTCGGATTGTCTCGCGGCAGTTTGCGCAGTGCTTTTGTTACTGCGAGGAGGTGGATGAAATGCTCCGCCAGCTCATGGCCTCTCCCGCTGAGGTGGTGGTGATCACTGACGGCGCCCGGGGAAGCTGGGTGGCCTTGCCCGACGGGACCAAGTTTCATCAGCCTGCCTACTCTGTTGACCAATTAGTGGATACGACTGGCTGTGGGGATGTTTACCATGGAGCCTTTCTCCATGGCTGGCTGGAAAACTGGACAGCCTCAGCGTGTGCAGATTTCGCCAGCAGACTGGCTGCCCAAAACGCCTGCGGGCTGGGCGGGCGCGCGGTTTGCCACGAACTATCTCTCAAGGAGATCTGA
- a CDS encoding PIG-L deacetylase family protein: MTFRHPKHDVFIPDQTDPWTALRRVTHLGIVSHQDDLEIAAYHGITECFHSGDQWFGGVVVTDGSGSPRRGPYADYTDDEMQKVRLVEQRKAAFVGEYSFMAQLGYPSEEVKEQRHGPVVEDLKFILEHCQPQILYVHNPCDRHDTHVATFLRCLEAIRALPVEMRPKKVYGCEVWRKLDWLLSDDKAMLWVDKYPHLLRPLLGVFDSQISGGKRYDLAEEGLRHANATYFDSHTTDKTSLLTFAMDLTPLVEDDQIDVQEYTLNYVRRLQEDVAQRLKKFV, encoded by the coding sequence GTGACCTTCCGCCACCCCAAACACGACGTCTTCATCCCTGATCAAACCGACCCCTGGACAGCGCTGCGCCGCGTGACTCACCTCGGCATCGTTTCTCACCAGGATGACCTGGAAATCGCCGCTTATCATGGCATCACCGAATGTTTCCACAGCGGTGACCAGTGGTTCGGCGGTGTGGTGGTGACGGATGGCTCCGGCAGCCCACGCCGTGGCCCCTATGCGGACTACACGGACGATGAGATGCAGAAAGTGCGCCTGGTGGAGCAGCGCAAGGCCGCCTTTGTGGGCGAATACAGCTTCATGGCGCAGTTGGGCTACCCCAGCGAGGAAGTGAAGGAGCAGCGCCACGGCCCTGTGGTCGAGGACCTGAAGTTCATCCTGGAACACTGCCAGCCCCAAATCCTGTACGTGCACAATCCCTGCGACCGGCACGATACCCACGTGGCCACCTTTCTGCGCTGCCTGGAGGCCATCCGTGCGCTCCCTGTGGAGATGCGGCCCAAAAAAGTTTACGGCTGTGAAGTCTGGCGCAAGCTGGACTGGCTGCTGAGCGACGACAAAGCCATGCTGTGGGTGGATAAATACCCGCATCTTCTGCGTCCGCTGCTGGGGGTCTTTGACAGCCAGATCAGTGGCGGCAAGCGCTATGACCTGGCTGAGGAAGGCCTCCGCCATGCCAATGCCACCTACTTTGACTCCCACACCACGGACAAGACCAGCCTGCTGACCTTTGCCATGGATCTCACGCCTCTGGTGGAGGACGACCAGATTGATGTGCAGGAATATACTTTGAATTATGTCCGCCGACTTCAGGAGGATGTGGCCCAAAGATTGAAGAAATTCGTCTGA